A genomic segment from Nicotiana tabacum cultivar K326 chromosome 7, ASM71507v2, whole genome shotgun sequence encodes:
- the LOC107811741 gene encoding uncharacterized protein LOC107811741 yields the protein MATKSDMKGFYKQKKKGGGITKPSNSKSSFTKKSTTPKNAAAIGSDVTQPPALISHGSLDLQDDYDQNEEVLRQFDMNMTYGPCLGMSRLDRWERAKKLGLNPPTDVERLLRSSKVRNESLWDGRV from the exons ATGGCAACAAAATCAGACATGAAAGGTTTCtacaaacaaaagaagaaaggcgGTGGCATCACTAAACCATCCAATTCTAAATCATCATTTACGAAGAAATCCACCACCCCAAAGAACGCTGCAGCTATTGGCTCTGATGTTACTCAGCCCCCTGCACTCATCTCCCATGGCTCTCTCGATTTACAAG ATGATTATGATCAGAACGAGGAAGTGTTGAGGCAATTTGACATGAATATGACTTATGGGCCATGCCTTGGAATGAGCAGACTGGACAGGTGGGAGCGTGCTAAGAAACTTGGTTTGAACCCTCCAACAGATGTGGAGCGCCTTTTAAGGTCTAGCAAGGTTCGCAATGAGTCCCTGTGGGATGGTCGCGTTTAG